In Solidesulfovibrio carbinoliphilus subsp. oakridgensis, the sequence GCAGCAGGTCGAAAAGGAGGTTGCCGATCAGCCAGGCCCCTTCCGGATAAAGCGCCGTCTGCTTGCAGTCGAAATAGTAATCGCTCTTGCGTCCCGAGGTCAGGGTCACCTCGCCGGCACGGTAGGATTTTTCAAGAAGCAGGCTGGCCAAACGGCCACGCATCGCCCCGGCGTCCAAACGGTCGCTTGCGCACGACATGAGAATCCCCATCGAGCCTATTTGCCTTCTGGCATACAAAAGGCCGGCTGCTTTGAAAAGTGTTTCGATGGGCCTCCCCCGGCCGGACCGCAAAAAAGGAGGCCCTCCGCGTCCCTCGGTCAGGCGGCCCCGTCGGCGGCCTGGCCGAAGACCCGGGAGAAGATCAGGTCCTCGTGCTCGAGGTAGTAGGACGGGTCAAAAATGGCGGAAAGGACCTCGGAGCCCAGCTTTTCCGTGATGGCCGGGTCGGCGCGGACCGCGTCGGGGAAGGATCTCTTCCCGGCCCAGCAGGCCATGGCCACGGCCTGGACCGTCTCGTAGGCCTTCTGCCTTTCCATGCCCGCGTCGATGAGGGCCAGGAGCACCCGCTGGGAATAGAAAAGTCCATAGGAGGCCATCATGTTACGGGCCATGTTGTCCGGGTTGACCTGCAGGTTGGCCAGGATGCCGGCCAGCCGGGCCACGATGTAATCGGCGAGGATGGTGGAGTCGGGCATGATCACCCGCTCGACCGAAGAGTGCGAGATGTCGCGCTCGTGCCAAAGGGGCATGTTTTCCATGGAAGCCAGCGCGTTGGTCCGCACCAGGCGCGAGAGGCCGCAGATGTTCTCGGCCGAAATCGGATTCTTCTTGTGCGGCATGGCCGAGGAGCCCTTCTGGCCCTTGGCGAAGCCTTCCTCGGCCTCGAGGACTTCCGTGCGCTGCAGGTGGCGCAGTTCCGTGGCCATCCGCTCCACCCCGCCGGCGAGCAAGGCCAGGGAGGTGAAAAAAGCGGCGTGCCGGTCGCGCTGCACGATCTGGGTGGAAATGGGGTCCACGGCCAGGCCCAGGCGGGCCAGGGCGATGGATTCGACCCGGGGGTCGAGGTGGGCGTAGCCGCCAACCGCGCCCGAGATCTTGCCGACCTTGACGTCGGAGAGGGCCCTCGCCACCCGGGCGCGGTGGCGGGAGAACTCGGCGTAAAAGGAGGCCATCTTCATGCCGAAGCTCAAGGGTTCTGCATGGATGCCGTGGGTGCGGCCCATCATGAGCTGGCCCTTGAACCGCATGGCCAGGTCCTTGATGACGGTAAGCAGGTGGTCGATGCCGGCCAGGATCAGGTCCCCGGCCCGGCCGAGCAGCAGGCCGTTTGCCGTGTCCACGATGTCGGAGGAGGTGCAGCCGAGGTGGATGTAGCGGGCGGACGGGCCCACCTGCTCCTCCACGGCGGTCAGGAAGGCGATGACGTCGTGGCGGGTCACTTCCTCGATTTCGAGGATCCGGGCCACGTTGAAGCCGGCCTGTTCGCGGATGACGGCCATGTCCTCGGCCGGGATGCGGCCAAGCTCGGTCCAGGCCTCGCACACGGCCAGTTCCACTTCGAGCCAGGCCCTGAACTTGTTTTCCAGGGACCACAGTTCGCCCATGGCCTTCCTGGTGTAACGGTCGATCATGCGCCCTCCTTGGCGGTCGCGGCGGGGGTGTCACCCGCGTCTTCCGGTTCGTCCGGGTCCGTTGCGGCCAGGGGCACGGACGGATCGCGGGCGAGCTTTGGCACCGGGACCTCGGTCCCCTTGATGGTGCCGTTGCCGTCTTTCTTGAACTGGCCCGGCCGGCGCTTGACGTAGTCCGTGGCGTAAAAGCCGCTGCCCTTCAAGGCAAACGACGACAGGGAAACGATGCGCGGCGAGGGCCGGGAACAGGACGGGCAGTCGGCCGGACCGTCGTCACCGGCCCGGCGCAGCTCCTCGAAGACCCGGTCGCAGGCGGGACAGCGGTATTCGTACAAGGGCATGGAAGGCCCTCCGTAGGGTCGTGCGAAAGCCCGGGCAAGG encodes:
- the purB gene encoding adenylosuccinate lyase; translated protein: MIDRYTRKAMGELWSLENKFRAWLEVELAVCEAWTELGRIPAEDMAVIREQAGFNVARILEIEEVTRHDVIAFLTAVEEQVGPSARYIHLGCTSSDIVDTANGLLLGRAGDLILAGIDHLLTVIKDLAMRFKGQLMMGRTHGIHAEPLSFGMKMASFYAEFSRHRARVARALSDVKVGKISGAVGGYAHLDPRVESIALARLGLAVDPISTQIVQRDRHAAFFTSLALLAGGVERMATELRHLQRTEVLEAEEGFAKGQKGSSAMPHKKNPISAENICGLSRLVRTNALASMENMPLWHERDISHSSVERVIMPDSTILADYIVARLAGILANLQVNPDNMARNMMASYGLFYSQRVLLALIDAGMERQKAYETVQAVAMACWAGKRSFPDAVRADPAITEKLGSEVLSAIFDPSYYLEHEDLIFSRVFGQAADGAA
- a CDS encoding FmdB family zinc ribbon protein, yielding MPLYEYRCPACDRVFEELRRAGDDGPADCPSCSRPSPRIVSLSSFALKGSGFYATDYVKRRPGQFKKDGNGTIKGTEVPVPKLARDPSVPLAATDPDEPEDAGDTPAATAKEGA